The Nocardia sp. NBC_01329 sequence CGTCCCAGGGATCGGCGCACCAATTCCGCTGGCTCGCCGTGTTCGGCGTGCTGGTGGCCGCGATCTACGCGCTGGTGTTCTTCACCGGTGACAAATCACCGACACCCAAACTCGGCATCGACCTGCAGGGTGGTACCCGGGTCACCCTGACCGCGCGAACGCCCGACGGGAACCGGCCCAGCAAGGACAGTCTCACCAAGGCGCAGGAGATCATCGAGAACCGGGTCAACGGTCTCGGTGTCTCCGGTTCCGAGGTCGTGATCGACGGGGACAACCTGGTCATCACCGTGCCGGGTGAGGACAGCCAGCAGGCACGCACCCTGGCCAGTACCGCCAAGCTCTATATCCGGCCCGTCCTGAATTCCGCTGCGGCGCCGAGCGCGCAGCAGGCGCCGGGGCAGCCGGCTCCGGGCACCGCTCCGGCCCCGGAGCCTGCCGCGCCCGCTCCGGCCGGCGCGGCAGGCAGCGTTCCCGGTACCGGCGCAGACGGCACAGTCCCCGATGCCGGCGCAGACGGCACAGTCCCCGATGCCGGCGCAGACGGCACAGTCCCCGGCGCCGGCGCAGACGGCACAGGCGCTGACGCCGGCGCAACCCCGGACAGCGGCGCCCAGGACGGCGCGGCGACTCCCGATACCGGCGCCACCGCACCGGCCGAGGAGACTCCCGCTGCCGCACCGCTGCCGGAGAGCGAAATCGACGTCCACCCGGCGCAGGCTCCCGGTGAGCCGCCGGCGGAGCCTTCGGCACCTGCCGAGACGGCCCCGGCCCCGGCGCCGCAGGATCCGGGTGGTCAGCAGCCGCCCGCCGATGGGTCGCTCACCCCGCAGGAGCAGGCGCAGCAGGAGATCGAGATGGCCAAGGCCATCCGGCAGAGCACCGATCCCACGACGCAGCAGCTCGCCATGGCGTCGATGGACTGCACCGCGGCCGATCCGCTGGCCGGTAACGACGATCCGAATCTGCCGCTGGTCACCTGTTCGACCGACGGTAAAGAGGTGTTCCTGCTCGACAAGAGCCGGATCGACGGGCAAGAGATCGCGAACGCGACATCCGGCCTGAACACCGAGCAGGCCCGCCATGAGGTGAACCTCGAGTTCAAGGGCAGCGGTAGCGATGCCTGGGCCTCGCTCACCGGTGAGTACGTCCAGCAGCGGGTTGCCTTCGTACTGGATTCGGAAGTGGTCAGTGCGCCGGTGGTCCAGCAGGGACCCCAGCTGGGCGGGCGTACCTCGATCTCCGGCGATTTCAATGCTGCCAGTGCCAAGGAACTGGCGAACACCCTGAAGTACGGTTCGCTGCCGCTGTCGTTCCAGACCTCCGAGGCCGAGACGGTTTCGGCGACCCTGGGTCTGTCCTCGTTGAGGGCGGGTCTGCTCGCCGGTGCGGTCGGCCTGATCGTGGTCCTGGTGTACTGCCTGATCTACTACCGGATGCTCGGGTTCATCACCGCGTTGTCGCTGATCGGGTCCGGTATCGCGGTGTACGGAATCATGGTCCTGCTCGGCCGCTGGATCGGGTTCACGCTGGATCTGGCCGGTATCGCCGGTCTCATCATCGGTATCGGTATGACCGCCGACTCGTTCGTCGTTTTCTTCGAACGCATCAAGGACGAGATGCGCGAGGGCCGGAGTTTCCGGTCGGCGGTGCCACGTGGCTGGCAGCGCGCCCGTAAGACCATCCTGTCCGGCAATGCCGTCAGCTTCATCGCCGCCGCCGTGCTGTACGTGCTCGCGGTCGGACAGGTGCGCGGCTTCGCGTTCACGCTCGGATTGACGACCATTCTCGATGTGATCGTGGTCGTGCTGGTCACGGCGCCGCTGGTCCACCTGGCGTCCCGGTCCACCTTCTGGGGCAAACCGTCGGTGAACGGCCTCGGTGCGATGCAGGAACTCGCCCGTGAACGCAAGGCGGCCGAAGCCGCGGTCGGGAAGGCGTGACGATGAACGGTCCCGTGACGATG is a genomic window containing:
- the secD gene encoding protein translocase subunit SecD, yielding MPPSQGSAHQFRWLAVFGVLVAAIYALVFFTGDKSPTPKLGIDLQGGTRVTLTARTPDGNRPSKDSLTKAQEIIENRVNGLGVSGSEVVIDGDNLVITVPGEDSQQARTLASTAKLYIRPVLNSAAAPSAQQAPGQPAPGTAPAPEPAAPAPAGAAGSVPGTGADGTVPDAGADGTVPDAGADGTVPGAGADGTGADAGATPDSGAQDGAATPDTGATAPAEETPAAAPLPESEIDVHPAQAPGEPPAEPSAPAETAPAPAPQDPGGQQPPADGSLTPQEQAQQEIEMAKAIRQSTDPTTQQLAMASMDCTAADPLAGNDDPNLPLVTCSTDGKEVFLLDKSRIDGQEIANATSGLNTEQARHEVNLEFKGSGSDAWASLTGEYVQQRVAFVLDSEVVSAPVVQQGPQLGGRTSISGDFNAASAKELANTLKYGSLPLSFQTSEAETVSATLGLSSLRAGLLAGAVGLIVVLVYCLIYYRMLGFITALSLIGSGIAVYGIMVLLGRWIGFTLDLAGIAGLIIGIGMTADSFVVFFERIKDEMREGRSFRSAVPRGWQRARKTILSGNAVSFIAAAVLYVLAVGQVRGFAFTLGLTTILDVIVVVLVTAPLVHLASRSTFWGKPSVNGLGAMQELARERKAAEAAVGKA